The following nucleotide sequence is from Corylus avellana chromosome ca7, CavTom2PMs-1.0.
TGTGGGGGCTCACTCTCTTCTCTAATGTGTACGTACGTTCCTttcataataaatattaatggatGACACCGGGGCAGGCTCCACAGGCATGCCCAGATCCACTGCTTACATTTGTGCATGTATTGATAAGGATACAAAATTTCATTGACATTAATGAAGATTAAGGATTTGAAAATGATTCAAATCATTTGTCATTTGTATTGTACACCAATCAAATGTAGCCCAAAAAGCTTTAGCTTATAAACGTTAGTCATAGGCCGAATCACTTTAATTCTTCATCTTTTAAGTTCAAGAATCTGTAGTGATCATGCTTATAATTACAGTTAGTCTCCTTCACTTGcctttttgaattaaaaaaaaaaaaaatcaaccaacaATATTTATTTGTGTTCTATAAATTTTTNNNNNNNNNNNNNNNNNNNNNNNNNNNNNNNNNNNNNNNNNNNNNNNNNNNNNNNNNNNNNNNNNNNNNNNNNNNNNNNNNNNNNNNNNNNNNNNNNNNNtaaatgattttatagaccattgaatttaaaatgaagggttaCGATTAACAattaaagaattttaaatttcttcctaattggaggggatccagATCCCAGTTTGTGTTGAGTATCAAATTGAGTTGCGTAAAGATATGTGTATAATTACGGCCTAAATAGTATTTGAGGttgttttttttggggagggagaggggtaaaaaaataaaaataaaaaaataaatattaaaaatttgggTGGTAAAATTTACCTTTTAAAGGAATAtaggggttttttctttttctttttttttttaaaaaaaggaaaaaaaaaaagaaaagatgaaggAAAAACATGCTAAGTTAGAAGCCCCAACTCCCAAGTAGTTGGGCATGCCAAGATGAGagggaaaacaaaataaaaaaatagagtaaaaaaaaaaaaaaaaaagagaaaagaaggactgtgtttggcaatggaatggaaaAGTAGAGTGAAACGGtattgtagcagatttgattgatatgaaaaaagaaagttaaaatgttttatataaaaaaataataaaaaattgttttataataatttttttatttgaatagtaataaaaaaaatgattaatgtaataaaaaaaataaaaatattaaaattaatttaaaatttttggtctGGTCCAATCtggcctttgccaaacacagccaagAAAAACCAGAGAGTCGGTGATGACCTATTGAAATGCTGATGATTTAAGtgacaaaaaagaaatgctGATGATTTTTACTCCCATAGGATGCCGGACCATCTATgagcaaattttattttatttatttatttattttgtttttttttgtttctgggaATATCATGAGGAACAGAGTAAAAGTCACCTACTACTGAGATTCTCTATTCAATCAATCTTTCGTCTTCacgtttgttttctttctaccTACACTTGACCCTTCAAATCCGTCACATTTCCCCATGCACTTTCACCggcattaacaaaaaaacaagataaataaataaataagaaaaacacaTGTCCACAGTTTCCCTCCCATTTCTTCTGGTTTTCTTTAAACACGTACACATGGCTTTTCTCCTCTTCTGAGATTGGATTGGATTTCTCTCTTGACTTCCAACCCAAAGCAGAAAGGAGAGTAGGAAGTTAGCAACTTGGACTTGTCTTCACTTTCCCACAAAGAAAGTCCCAAACTTTCTCACAAACTCTCACTTTTCCTTCCCATTTTCCCTCAAAACAAACATGCTTCCTTCTCTCACCctcctcttctctctcctcctcctctttttACCCTCTCCGTCCATATCCTCACTCGCCGAGCTTCCCACTCTGATGGCCATCAAGGCCTCTCTGGACCCAAAAAATCAGTTCTTGGCCTCATGGTCCCCAGCCGCAGACCCATGCGGCGGCTCCTTCGAAGGCGTCGCCTGCAACGAGCAAGGCCTTGTCGCCAATATCTCTCTGCAAGGGAAGGGGCTCTCTGGTACATTACCTGCGGCCTTGGCTGAGCTTAAGAGCTTGACTGGCTTGTACTTGCACTTCAATGCTCTCAACGGAAAAATCCCAAAGGAGATTGCTCGGCTGACCCAGCTCAGTGATTTGTATCTCAATGTCAATAATCTCTCTGCCGAGATTCCTCCACAGATTGGCCACATGCCTAATCTTCAAGGTTGGTTTTGCATTTTTGGCTCTTGGCCTCTGTGTTTTTAGAGGAAAGTTTCAATCTCtaactctttttcttctcttttgtttcttgcttttttctttttttttcttttttttgttttactttgaatttgttgttttatttagtACTTGCCAACAAAGCCTCAATTTTGAGTGTATACGACACTGATCTGGGTTTAATTATATACACTAACTTTGTTGTTTCTTTAGAGGTCTAGCTGTGTGCAATAAAAAGCTCTAATCTTTGCAATACCTTTCTCTTCTTTCCCAATTTGTATTATCTCGTTTTCATTCACTGGTTTGGGTTTAATCTGGTGCGACACTTGCATAATCTGTTTATGAACTTGTAATTCTAGAAAGTAGAGATAGATTAAGCTAGAAACTGGCTCCAATGAAAGGCTTTTAAATCTTGTTCAGTGCATTCTGCATCTCTCATTTCTGAACAGAGATTGTCTCTTAGTTATATGTACGACAGAATGACcaataattaaacataactgACAAAATTTCAAATGGGTTTTCTTTGTTTGCAGTTTTGCAGCTGTGCTACAATAAGTTGACTGGCAGCATACCAACACAACTAGGAAAATTGAAGAGGCTTAGTGTTCTTGCTTTGCAATACAATCAATTGACTGGTGCAATTCCTGCAAGTTTGGGTGATTTGCCGATGTTAAGGAGGTTGGATTTGAgctttaattacttttttggCTCTATTCCAGTATGGTTGGTTAATGCTCCCATGCTAGAGGTTCTTGACATACAAAACAACTCTCTCTCAGGCATGGTCCCTTCAGGTAATATGATGTCGCTCACTTACATGCTCTTGTGCTTTAAGTATAGATGTTTTGGGAGAATCAAAGTGGTCAAAAgttctgattttatttttatggccTTGTGGATGAAAACTCAGATTTGAAGAGACTGAAAGGTGGATTTCTGTACAAGAACAATCCAGGATTATGTGGAGATGGGTTTTCTGACTTAAGTGTTTGCAAGGCTGCTTATGACATAAACCCAAACAGACCAGAACCATTTGAACCAGGAAATTTTTCTTCGAAAACTCTGCCGGAATCAGCACCCTTAAATTCTGATTGCGGCAAAACCCAGTGTTCAAAACCATCCAAATCCTCAAAAATTGGTGTAGTTTTTGGGGTGATTGGGGTTCTTATTGCTTCGGCTGTTGTTGGACTTTTCATGTTTGCATTTTACCGTcgacaaaaacagaaaattggaAATTCCTTCGACGCCTCAGATAGTCGACTTAGTACTGACCAGGTGAAGGAAGTTTACAGGAAGAGTGCATCTCCTCTCATCAGTCTTGAGTATTCTAATGGATGGGACCCAATTGCTAAAGGTCGAAGCGGGGTCTCTCAGGAAGTTCTTGAAAGCCTTATGTTCAATTTAGAGAATGTGGAGCGTGCAACTCAGTGCTTCTCAGAGGTGAATTTGTTGGGGAAGAGCAATTTCTCTGCTATCTACAAGGGGATCCTCAGAGATGGGTCTGCTGTTGCAATAAAATGCATTTCCAAGACGAGTTGCAAGTCTGATGAAGTTGAGTTCTTGAAGGGGTTGAAGATACTGACCTCACTGAAACATGAAAATCTTGTTAGGTTGAGAGGCTTTTGTTGTTCAAAAGGCAGGGGAGAGTGTTTTCTTATCTATGAGTTTGTCCAAAGCGGAAGCCTGTTGGAGTATCTTGATGTTAAGAGTGCCAGTGGGAAGGTTCTTGAATGGTCTGCCAGAGTATCTATCATCAATGGCATTGCCAAAGGTCATTCTATCGCTTTCTTCTTGCTTAATGAagttattgttgttattatttatttacttttttggaAGTTGGGTAAGAAAATAGGGGGTCATTCTTTCAGCTTGTTGTGTCCACAAGTAATTACTTCTGGTTTAAATGCATTTAGAAACGTAACTTGTATGTTGGGTGTTCCATAAAACAGACTgaataatttatttgaaaacagTGCTTGTAACTCTCATGCAAAGCtgcttgaaaataaaattaacaccTAATAAGGAACAAAAACTACCTTGGAAAGAAGTTAATAAAGTTTTTGAAAAGatttatgttaaatcactacttattccAAAGGCTTAAGCTGATAAGACTACAAAGTTAAGGTTCGAACTCAGACCTCTGCTCTTATGCTaatgttaaatcactagttgTCCCAAAAGATTAAGTTGATATGAAATAATgaatattattcattttaattaaatattctaacaatctTCTTAAAATGTGACACACTTATCAGCTGGTGTTGCTTCTCAACAAAGCTATAGGCTCAAGAATCTTATTTGCTGTATTTCTGGGGAGGGGTGGTTTCATTATCTTGTTTTACACTGAATACTCAAAATTTGATGTCCCTTCTTGGTCAGGCATTGGGTACTTGCATGGAAGTACTGGAAACAAACCTGCTATATTTCACCAGAATATATCGGCTGAGAAAGTGCTTGTTGACATATGGTATAATCCCTTGCTCTTAGATTCAGGCTTGCACAAACTCCTTGCAGATGACATTGTCTACTCCACACTCAAAGCCAGTGCAGCGATGGGATACCTGGCTCCAGAATACACAACAACAGGCCGCTTCACTGAAAAGAGTGATGTGTATGCATTTGGTATGATTATATTTCAAATCCTTGCCGGAAAGCGAATAATCAACCAGTTGACTCGCCACGCAGCCGAGTCCTGCAGATTTGAGGATTTTGTTGATGCAAACCTCGAGGGGAACTTCTCAGAGTCAGAAGCAGCTAAACTCGGAAGAATCGCTCTGCTGTGCACCCATGAATCTCCCAGCCAACGGCCTTCCATGGAAAATGTGATTCAAGAACTAAGTGGACTTGTTAACAGTTCTTGATTAATCTGTTCTGGCCTTGATTTTCAAAGACAAAAGGGGAAAGATGAAGCTGTTGCTAACTGCTGACTGGTGCCTGGTGCGTGGTGCCTAAGCTCTTAGTATTTGAAGTTTTCTGCTAGTTATTGCTCAATGACTGAAGTTATTGTGAGTGGTATGTACTGATACTTGCATCAGTGAGCAGAGAACATGAAGTGATTTTAATGGGGTATTATacctttaattatttatatgaaCTTCAGCTATGTAAAAGGCAGGTTTCCTTTACTATATCAATACCagtttttatttgtatttttggctaagcaaattgaagaagaggaggagactagtcttccttctttttcttttttctttttttctttttaaataagtatCAAAACTAGATATTgaagtttttatatttactttttgaaGAGACCCTTTTGCTGCAATGGCATTGAACATTGGCTCTGAGCagaatttaattgaaatgtaaGATAAATTATGAAGTTAAGAATCgaattttgaagttttataATGATATCATGTTTAATGTCATacaatgatgaatttaattatttacatagtattttaatattaaaaatgcacAACAATTAGGGCattgaaaaagcaaaagaaaataggGCAATAGTAATTTCCAAGATGCTGTAAGCCCAACATGTgactttgagaaaaatattctagaaCCAGAACTGGCCAATTGGAAAATGGACAAAATAGTCTCTTGGAAACAAAACAGTCCAGCAATCCCATTTCACAGATTTGGCTCGTATAAAAGTGTATGGAATTTTGGCTGACTTTTGCATCTCAAAGCATATAATATGTATTCCTCCTATAAAAACAAACAGGCTGTCAAATACAAAAAGCTTGCCTTTATTGCTTTCTCTCTGGTGTCTGTGAATATTTTTTGTCCTCTTCATCGTTCAAGACTGCTAAGTGCTAACATGTCTTTTCTGTTTCCTTTTGCTTATCCTCCAtctcaaagtgtgattttttatttttactttatcCTCTATGTCACTGTGTAATTTAGAATCCGTTTGTgacctaaaatatattattgaaaatgtttttcctattttttgtgtttgctacacccaaaatatttttctgtttgaCAAAAAATGCTTCCTTAATTtcgaaaaattattttcatttttaaatttcttaaacCGTTTTCCAAGTTTGagtttatttttctcaaattgtcGAATTACTCTAGGACCGATGCTGGACCACTGCATGATTGCTGTCTGACCACCGTAGAACTTTTGTCGGAGGTTGCCAGAAGTTGCCGGCCATTTTTCGTACAAGCCAAACACCGAAGAATATTTTCTAGGAAATAATGATTTCATTGAGAACATTTTctgacataaaatattttatgttaaaacaaataaatccttaataatcaaaatcaaatgcCACGTCTTCCTTGGTTTAAAAGATTTAaggaaagagtaatgctatatactacatttttaccCCACGAATATTTTGTGGTATTGACGTGGCAGTCTCAACcgactctttattttattttttgacaaggACTGTTCTAAGAGTTTATAGAAATTGACACATCAGCATTGtgaaataattatgagataaaaatatagtttctagcattactctttaagGAAAATAAGATCCAAAATGATTTACAACtagttttttaattagaaaaaaaaaaaaaaaaaaaagagtattttgAACTGATTGAACCGTTGCTGATATCTTGCAGAATGCTGTCTCAAGTGGAACTCAAATTCCTCCAAAAGGAAATAGACGTTTAAGCTTCATTATATACTTACATTCGGCTATCAATATGCAGAGCAAAGAGCAGCATTTTTGGACAGTCAATGTTTACAGAGACTTTTGGTAAAGATGAGGGTGTCTTTTTACAGAGTTGCATTCAGCAATTTACTTGTACAATAGGTGTGCTCTGAATTGGGAATCCACAAACTATTTAACATTGAATAGATCTCTGTAACTTGAGGGTGGGACTTATCTTGAACAAAAAACTCATGGACAGTTCCCTCGAGTTCAATCCAACTGCAACCAGgatttttctttaggtttctTTCCTTCAGCATCATCCTAACTCTGCTAACATCGTTCCACATACCTAGACGAGCATACATGTTAGACAGAAGCACATAAGAACTTGGATTACAAAAATCCAACATCATTAGATGGTCAGCTACAGGCCTTCCAATATTGAAGTTCTCTTGATTTTTGCAAGCACTAAGCAACGTCCTCCAAATCACATCATTTGGCTCGATGGGCATTTCCTCTATTAATGTCCTGGCTTCTTCTATAAGCCCAGCGCGGCCAAAAATGTCAACCATGCATCCATAATGTTGCAACTTTGGTTCCACCTTGTGAACTCTTCTCATAAGCTCAAAACACATCAGACCTTCCTTCACCAAGCCGGCGTGGCCACAAGCATTTAACACCCCAATGAATGTAATATCATCAGGTTTGACACAAAGCTTCTCCATCTCCATGAGCAAATCAAAAGCCAATTCACCCAAGCCATGAATGGCCAATCCACCAATCATAGCATTCCAATGATCAACGCTTTTTTGTTCAACATCCTCAAAAACTGACATAGCATTCCCTATGCTGCCACATTTAGAATACATATCAATGAGGGCAACCCCAAGTTTTCCGCTCAAAGAGAACCCGTTTGCCTCTAGATAGTGATGTACAGAAATACCTCTTTCAATGTGTCCTAATTGGGCAATTGCAGAAAGAACAATCAACAAAGTGGCATTATCAGGTGACATTCCGCTCTTACTTTTCATATCATGAAAAACTTTTACAGCTTCCATGCAATAACCATTTTGAACATAGCCAGCCATCAGAGCATTATAAGCAACAACATCTCTTTCTGGCATTCCATCAAATAAACTTCTAGCTACATCAATACTACCTAATTTTGCATACCCATATATCATATTTGCCCAACTAACCACGTCCTGTTTCGGCATCTGATTGAACAAATGATAGGCATCTTCCATCTTGCCATGCTTTACACACCCATCAATCATTGTGTTCCAAGAGACCAAATCTCTAGCAGGCAATTTCGCAAACAAATCCCATGCAACATTAAGCCCATCTTTAGATTGTGCATAACCACTAATCATTGAATTCCACGAAATCAAATTCCTCTCCTCCACTGGCATACAATCAAACAAATCGCGTGCGGATTGAATCATCCCACACTTAACATACCCACCAATCATCGAATTATACGAAACCGAGTCCCGCTTTGGCATTCTATCAAACAGTTGCCTAGCAAATTCAACAAACCCACATCTCAAATACCATCCAATCACACAATTCTGCAAAAACACATCCAAGCCAATCTCCATTTTCTTCAACAGCCCATGAACCTGCATTCCTTCCTCCACCAAACCCACCCGGGAACACGCTTTCAATACCAAAGAGAAAGTAAACTTGTCCACACAAATCCCATTCTCAAgcatcaaacaaaacaaagccaAAGCTCGTTTTGGTTCACACCCATGAGAATACGACTTTATAAGAGCATTCCAAAGAAAAGGGTCCTCTTGTTCTCGACGAATCCGAAAAGCGTGCCGCGTGAAGAAGATGTAGCGAGCGAATTCAATGAGATGCTGCTGAGGTGAAGAAATGAAATTGAGGATGACTTTGGTGGTGAGAGAGGTGTTCTTGATAAACCCAGTTGTTATAAGTCTCGCATGGATTTGATTTACGTCGTTTAAAGTTCTGCATTTTGGGAGGAGAATGAGTGTTGGGAGGGTTGAGTTCCATGGCTGATACGAGTTTACACAGAGAACCATGAACACAAGGATTTGAGCTCTGTGAAAACGTTGTCTTTGTGCCTCCTCCGAGTACTTCTCAACTGCCAAGCCAGGCTCTGTCCGGGAGCTAATTTTTATGGGGGCACTGGGTAAATAATTTTGGGGTGAGCATGTTTTGGTAGGGGTATTTTCGCCTATTTAATCGCGGAAGTTGGTTAagtttgttaattaattaatttcatacaTAAATAATAGTTTTGACTTTTTCGATTAATTTATTAGTTAGTTAATAAACCGGCAATATCAAATTTCTTGTAATTATAGAATTAGTAAAACATatacgtttataaatgaaaagagaaaGCAAATCCTTGAAACACATATCAAAAGGATAACTACAAATCAACaggataaaaaaataaggaaaccTACcagataaaatttaaatttcacttGAAAATTTAGGTAATTATCGGTCAAccgacaaattttttttctactgCCTACTGAACCGAACCAACGTCAAGACAACATTTTTATTCTGCCTACAGACAGCCGAAAATCAATTGCCGGCTCGGTGACGGTTGGTAGACGATAAACGGTTAATCTACTAACTCctagtaaatataatttttgccTTTTGTATAACATGTTTGTCTACCAAGccattttgtttgtgtttttttttttaattgggtacTGTCTATACGTATTACTGTGAAgtgtctttttattatttaggaaaaatcatttttaataagtcTTATTCTTGTTGTGTTAAGTAGTTtcatttaggaaaaattatctCAGCAAACCGCCATTTGTGGTGGTCCTAGTTCTTTCACTAGGTCGGGTAATTTATTTAACCAATTTTTAATAAGTCTTATTACACTAATTTCTGATTGGTTTGGGGCTCTTATTTGCACCCTTTATTTGTACTTCTTATATTGTAATTTCTCTTTTCCtcattctcttaatttttttttaaattaaaaaaaaaaaaagtacgatTCCTATTTTTTGTTAACATCTTACCACCTACCTTGGACTCCTACCTTGGACTTTGTCTATTGTGTACAACAACTCTTGTATAAAAAGTATGATTTgtgattgattttaaaaatggGGATATCTTTTATTCGGTCGTGgcagaaaactcatgttttctgcCACCCAATAGAAATAAGACACCTCATCTAAAGTAAAAAAACTGCACCCAAATTTTCTAGAacaaaaacactagattttgagagggagagaaaaaggGTGAGagttaaagagaaaaatgagagcttCACCGGACCCACTGGTCCTAGCCTGAGAGGCTGAGACCTGGGTCAGCAAACCATGCAGGTCTCAGGCCGAACCAGCCGTGGGTCACGGTGACCCGGCAGACACGCTAGGTCAGCGTGGGTCTGCTCCTCAGGGGTCACCAGACCCACGGCTGGCTCCCAGAAACAAGCTGAGGCCTTAATTTTGCAGAAGGCCCTAAACACCTTTCTTCTAAGGCAAAAATACCATGCTTTGTATCAATTGTCATTTGTCCATAACCATGCAACAACAAGCTCAACAAATATAAGAGATCCCAATTGAGGTGAAGCTGAAACCAACCACGTCCAAATGAAAACACCAGTTTCCATTGCATCAAGTGTAGAAATGTAAGCTAGACACCAACAAAGAAGTCGAAGAAGTTGTGAGAAGCCctctaaatttgattttgattcagAACCCTGCCAACATGGTCTCATAGAAGATCCTTCCATTCTGTAAAAAATACACATGAAAATTGGAAATTTATACCAGATTTGACTGGAGTCCAGCCTGAGACCCGCGTGGGTCTCAGGCCGGCGTGGGTCTTCCTGACCCAGGGTGGATCTACAGACCCACGCCGGTCTCAGGCCAGCGTGGATCACGGCCCCATGACCCAGCGTGGTCGCGACCCAGCCGCCAACTCCGGTTACGCCTCTGCCCACACCACCGCCGCTCCACCGGTAATCTCTCTCCGGCCGATTTACtgggatgaatttttttttattcggtGAGTTGGATAATCTGATGTTTTATATGgtgttttgatcttattttaGGGAGATGCAATAGGTGAGGTGGCAGCATTTTAATGGAAGGCATaaaactcatgttttctgcCTTGACCGTATAGCAGCACCTctctttaaaaattcatatgaCTCCCACAAAAGCATTACATGCAAATTGAAATATAGACCATCAGTTTAAGATCAGGCTTGGACTGGGTCCAAGGATTTCATGGGGATGTTATGATATTTTAAGCCATCGACTTTAATTGATGTCATCAATTTTGTATGCAATGTACATATAAATAAGCAGTAGGTAATGGAGATGAGCCTATATTTGAAAGAGATGGGTGATTTCTCCTTTTTCAATTATGAGGTGGCAAaggcaatttctttttttcttttttttgttggcattCTGGTGCCAATCTCTCGTACATTTTCGTTGAATTAACATATTCTATTAGGAAGTGTTACAGAACTAAACAAATGAATccagaaaatttttcaaactgatgtgacagacaagggagagagaattgtttttttttttaaaaaaaaaaaatttaaaaacccttaccacatcagtttgaaaaattttctgagttcattttttTGATTCCTTAGCacttatctattttatttgctattaattttttttaattaataataaataatacatgtCAACTTAATAGAAATATATTCAAAATGAACGTTTAAAATGCAAGGAAACATTTCTTCTTATGTTTTCTATTGCGATGAAACGCTAAGCAGCAGCCCGACAACTTTAATGGCTTACAACAAGTTGTATAAGAATTTGTCTCAAGGGTTCCAAGAACATAGACCAAGCATTCGTGGCATCAACTAACTTGATCATCACCTTAGGAGAGCATCATGTGAAATGGGAAAACCTTAAGAATCACGGAAAGAATTTACAATTTAGATCAAGATTCtctataattaatttcttcaaatttcaacaaataatttgaaatttaacgGTCGAGATTTTTTCATATCAACGGTTAAAACTCAACAATAATCAATAAATATTGTATGACTAGGAGCGGACTCATGTGTAAGTGCGGGGGGTTCAACCCTcccctcaaatttatttatttatttatttttaaacccgttaaaacatgtatttttatgagtaaacctccaaaagttttttttttgtccccccaagagttttcttttggttttgccTCCGGCGTGAAAGTGGCATCTTTTAGATTTGCCCTCCGATGTGTTTTGAATGCTATGTGCTTAATAACGTTATAGGTTGGCTTCCCATACCACAATCTTGTCCATGTGTATAACAAAATTCCAAccattaaatttcaaaaatctcaCATTAGCCGTTATCGCTATTAAATTTAAGTAGGGGTCGGTATTCAGgacaagaaaaatgctagacatTCAActattttataaagtttttaaaattattgacACATGTCAACATGTGATCAATTGAAAGTGTTAGAAGGTGTTAAATGCATACACTTTGGCTCCAATTATATATTAACACGTGTCAaaagttgtaaaagagttgtatgaATGACATTACTCTTCAAACAATCCcaacaattaaatgaaactg
It contains:
- the LOC132187436 gene encoding pentatricopeptide repeat-containing protein At2g45350, chloroplastic yields the protein MVLCVNSYQPWNSTLPTLILLPKCRTLNDVNQIHARLITTGFIKNTSLTTKVILNFISSPQQHLIEFARYIFFTRHAFRIRREQEDPFLWNALIKSYSHGCEPKRALALFCLMLENGICVDKFTFSLVLKACSRVGLVEEGMQVHGLLKKMEIGLDVFLQNCVIGWYLRCGFVEFARQLFDRMPKRDSVSYNSMIGGYVKCGMIQSARDLFDCMPVEERNLISWNSMISGYAQSKDGLNVAWDLFAKLPARDLVSWNTMIDGCVKHGKMEDAYHLFNQMPKQDVVSWANMIYGYAKLGSIDVARSLFDGMPERDVVAYNALMAGYVQNGYCMEAVKVFHDMKSKSGMSPDNATLLIVLSAIAQLGHIERGISVHHYLEANGFSLSGKLGVALIDMYSKCGSIGNAMSVFEDVEQKSVDHWNAMIGGLAIHGLGELAFDLLMEMEKLCVKPDDITFIGVLNACGHAGLVKEGLMCFELMRRVHKVEPKLQHYGCMVDIFGRAGLIEEARTLIEEMPIEPNDVIWRTLLSACKNQENFNIGRPVADHLMMLDFCNPSSYVLLSNMYARLGMWNDVSRVRMMLKERNLKKNPGCSWIELEGTVHEFFVQDKSHPQVTEIYSMLNSLWIPNSEHTYCTSKLLNATL
- the LOC132187290 gene encoding protein NSP-INTERACTING KINASE 2, whose product is MLPSLTLLFSLLLLFLPSPSISSLAELPTLMAIKASLDPKNQFLASWSPAADPCGGSFEGVACNEQGLVANISLQGKGLSGTLPAALAELKSLTGLYLHFNALNGKIPKEIARLTQLSDLYLNVNNLSAEIPPQIGHMPNLQVLQLCYNKLTGSIPTQLGKLKRLSVLALQYNQLTGAIPASLGDLPMLRRLDLSFNYFFGSIPVWLVNAPMLEVLDIQNNSLSGMVPSDLKRLKGGFLYKNNPGLCGDGFSDLSVCKAAYDINPNRPEPFEPGNFSSKTLPESAPLNSDCGKTQCSKPSKSSKIGVVFGVIGVLIASAVVGLFMFAFYRRQKQKIGNSFDASDSRLSTDQVKEVYRKSASPLISLEYSNGWDPIAKGRSGVSQEVLESLMFNLENVERATQCFSEVNLLGKSNFSAIYKGILRDGSAVAIKCISKTSCKSDEVEFLKGLKILTSLKHENLVRLRGFCCSKGRGECFLIYEFVQSGSLLEYLDVKSASGKVLEWSARVSIINGIAKGIGYLHGSTGNKPAIFHQNISAEKVLVDIWYNPLLLDSGLHKLLADDIVYSTLKASAAMGYLAPEYTTTGRFTEKSDVYAFGMIIFQILAGKRIINQLTRHAAESCRFEDFVDANLEGNFSESEAAKLGRIALLCTHESPSQRPSMENVIQELSGLVNSS